A genome region from Littorina saxatilis isolate snail1 linkage group LG16, US_GU_Lsax_2.0, whole genome shotgun sequence includes the following:
- the LOC138949690 gene encoding zinc finger protein 431-like: MTAVQSLGRKAAVNTATMPTVQSLDEKAAVNTATMPTVQSLDGKAAVNTATMTTVQSLDGKAAVNGHSDAWLKPEIQTPEIQTAVDNCSHTWLKQEIQTLETQTAVDTHSDTWLKQEIQTLETQTAVDTHSDTWLKQEIQTLETQTAVDTHSDTWLKQEIQTLETQTAVDTHSDTWLKQEIQTLETRTAVDTHSDTWLKQEIQTPEIQTAVDTHSGTWLKQEIQTPETQTAVDTHSGTWLKQEIQTPETRTAVDTHSDTWLKQEIQTPETQTAVDTHCDTWLKRGRWITETQSMGRLELNERREPDPVPMYDTTFPCSGRKNQQVVITTHTGQKRHACNECGARFLRSDHFKQHILTHTGEKKYECTECNASFKLSSYLKQHMLTHTGEKKHACNECGARFLRSGQLKQHVLTHTEEKKYECTECDASVKLSYLKRHMLTHTGEKKHACNECGARFLRSYSLKQHMLTHTGEKKFECTECDASFKLSSSLKKHLLTHTGEKKYECTECDADFKRSYLKQHMLIHTGEKKHACNECGARFLRSGQLKLHMLTHTEEKKYECTECDADFKRSSYLKQHMLTHTGEKKHACNECSAMFLRSGDLKKHVLTHTRGKKHACNECSAMFLLSHSLKQHMLTHTEEKKYECTVCDASFKLSSYLKRHMLSHTGEKKHACNECGARFLRSSHLKQHMSTHIGKKMYECTECDASFKRPSYLKQHMLTHTREKKHACNECGARFLRSGHLKRHMLTHTGEKKHFGSECNSRF, from the coding sequence ATGACTGCAGTGCAGTCATTGGGCAGAAAAGCTGCAGTCAACACAGCTACCATGCCTACAGTGCAGTCATTGGACGAAAAAGCTGCAGTCAACACAGCTACCATGCCTACAGTGCAGTCATTGGACGGAAAAGCTGCAGTCAACACAGCTACCATGACTACAGTGCAGTCATTGGACGGAAAAGCTGCAGTTAATGGGCACAGCGATGCCTGGCTCAAACCAGAGATTCAGACACCAGAAATACAGACTGCAGTCGACAATTGCAGTCATacttggctgaaacaagagatacaaacactagaaacacagactgcagtcgacactcacagtgatacctggctgaaacaagagatacagacactagaaacacagactgcagtcgacactcacagtgatacctggctgaaacaagagatacagacactagaaacacagactgcagtcgacactcacagtgatacctggctgaaacaagagatacaaacactagaaacacagactgcagtcgacACTCATAgcgatacctggctgaaacaagagatacagacactagAAACACGGACTGCGGTCGACACTCATAgcgatacctggctgaaacaagagatacagacaccagaaataCAGACTGCAGTCGACACTCATAGCggtacctggctgaaacaagagatacagacaccagaaacacagactgcagtcgacACTCATAGCggtacctggctgaaacaagagatacagacaccagaaacacggACTGCGGTCGACACTCATAgcgatacctggctgaaacaagagatacagacaccagaaacacagactgcagtcgacACTCattgtgatacctggctgaaacgaGGGAGATGGATAACAGAAACTCAAAGCATGGGTAGATTAGAACTAAATGAGAGACGTGAACCAGATCCAGTTCCAATGTATGACACCACATTCCCGTGTTCAGGTCGCAAGAATCAGCAGGTTGTGATTACAACACATACAGGGCAGAAAAggcatgcatgcaatgagtgtggtgccaGGTTTTTACGGTCTGATCATTTTAAGCAACACATattaacacatacaggggagaaaaagtaTGAGTGTACTGAGTGTAATGCTAGTTTCAAACTGTCTTcttatttgaagcaacacatgttaacacatacaggggagaaaaagcatgcatgcaatgagtgtggtgccaGGTTTTTACGGTCTGGTCAGTTGAAGCAACACGTGTTAACACATACAGAGGAGAAAAAGTATGAGTGtactgagtgtgatgctagTGTCAAACTGTCTTATTTGAAacgacacatgttaacacatacaggggagaaaaagcatgcatgcaatgagtgtggtgccaGGTTTTTACGGTCTTAttctttgaagcaacacatgttaacacatacaggggagaaaaagtttgagtgtactgagtgtgatgctagtttcaaactgtcttcttctttgaagAAACACCTGTTAACACATACGGGAGAGAAAAAGTATGAGTGTACTGAGTGTGATGCTGATTTCAAACGGTcttatttgaagcaacacatgttaatacatacaggggagaaaaagcatgcatgcaatgagtgtggtgccaGGTTTTTACGGTCTGGTCAGTTGAAGctacacatgttaacacatacagagGAGAAAAAGTATGAGTGTACTGAGTGTGATGCTGATTTCAAACGGTCTTcttatttgaagcaacacatgttaacacatacaggggagaaaaagcatgcatgcaatgagtgtagTGCCATGTTTTTACGGTCTGGTGATTTGAAGAAACACGTGTTAACACATACAAGGgggaaaaagcatgcatgcaatgagtgtagtgccatgtttttactttctcattctttgaagcaacacatgttaacacatacagaagagaaaaagtatgagtgtactgtgtgtgatgctagtttcaaactgtcttcttatttgaagcgacacatgttatcacatacaggggagaaaaagcatgcatgcaatgagtgtggtgccaggtttttacggtctagtcatttgaagcaacacatgtcaacacatattggaaagaaaatgtatgagtgtactgagtgtgatgctagTTTCAAACGGCCTTcttatttgaagcaacacatgttaacacatacaagggagaaaaagcatgcatgcaatgagtgtggtgctaggtttttacggtctggtcatttgaagcgacatatgttaacacatacaggagagaaaaagcatTTCGGTTCAGAGTGTAATTCCAGGTTTTAG